One Peribacillus simplex NBRC 15720 = DSM 1321 genomic region harbors:
- a CDS encoding Asp23/Gls24 family envelope stress response protein, translating into MEGQLLEMNDYNSGLGKVEIAPEVIEVIAGIAASEVEGVAHMRGNFATGVVEKLGKKNHGKGVKVDLTGESIKVELYCVMKFGVSIPKVAQEVQDNIREALLNMTAIDAGEVNIHVVGIAFENAKQEADYEQEV; encoded by the coding sequence ATGGAAGGCCAATTACTTGAAATGAATGATTATAATAGTGGGCTTGGCAAAGTGGAGATCGCGCCTGAGGTGATAGAGGTGATTGCGGGTATCGCTGCATCGGAAGTTGAAGGTGTTGCACATATGCGCGGGAATTTCGCTACTGGTGTTGTTGAAAAGCTTGGTAAAAAGAACCACGGCAAAGGTGTTAAAGTGGACTTAACGGGAGAATCCATCAAAGTCGAACTTTATTGTGTCATGAAGTTTGGTGTTTCAATTCCGAAAGTTGCTCAGGAAGTGCAAGATAACATTCGTGAAGCTTTGTTGAATATGACCGCTATCGACGCTGGCGAAGTGAACATTCATGTAGTGGGCATTGCGTTTGAAAACGCTAAACAAGAAGCGGATTACGAACAAGAAGTGTAA